A stretch of Pseudomonas sp. LRP2-20 DNA encodes these proteins:
- a CDS encoding hemerythrin domain-containing protein, with amino-acid sequence MNAIDLLIQDHKRVKKLLEELSTTTERAVKKRAELLHRIEQELQIHTALEEEILYPAIKEAGGKEEAKMYYEAKEEHRTVDSLVLPDLLHTETDTIEFAGRVKVMKELLEHHIEEEESELFPTAKKLLGKDTLEELGQTMEMQKKMLKGEQRAA; translated from the coding sequence AGACCACAAGCGGGTGAAGAAGCTGCTCGAAGAATTGTCGACCACCACCGAGCGAGCGGTGAAGAAACGGGCCGAGTTACTCCACAGGATCGAGCAGGAGCTGCAAATTCACACTGCGCTCGAAGAAGAAATTCTGTACCCGGCCATCAAGGAAGCGGGTGGCAAGGAAGAAGCGAAGATGTATTACGAGGCCAAGGAAGAACACCGCACGGTCGACTCCCTCGTGCTCCCCGACCTGCTGCATACCGAAACCGACACCATCGAGTTCGCCGGGCGAGTCAAAGTCATGAAAGAGCTGCTGGAGCATCACATCGAAGAGGAAGAAAGCGAGCTCTTCCCCACGGCGAAGAAGTTGCTCGGCAAGGACACCCTCGAGGAACTTGGGCAAACCATGGAAATGCAGAAGAAGATGCTCAAGGGCGAGCAGCGAGCCGCCTGA
- a CDS encoding putative quinol monooxygenase — translation MVTVALFVRLEAKPGKETEVEHFLLGGLSIVEEEPATTAWFAIRLGPSTFGIFDAFPDEAGRQAHLSGKVAAALMAKAAELFAKPPSIEKVDVLAAKLPG, via the coding sequence ATGGTCACAGTAGCGTTGTTCGTTCGTCTGGAAGCAAAACCCGGGAAAGAGACAGAGGTAGAGCACTTTCTCCTGGGTGGCCTTTCAATAGTGGAAGAAGAGCCAGCCACTACGGCCTGGTTCGCAATCCGCTTGGGGCCGTCCACCTTCGGCATCTTCGACGCCTTCCCCGACGAAGCAGGCCGGCAGGCGCATCTGTCGGGCAAGGTGGCAGCAGCGCTTATGGCAAAGGCTGCCGAGCTGTTCGCCAAACCGCCGTCAATCGAGAAGGTTGACGTCCTTGCGGCCAAGTTACCCGGCTAG